A segment of the Polyodon spathula isolate WHYD16114869_AA chromosome 1, ASM1765450v1, whole genome shotgun sequence genome:
ttctttcaatgcagcgagTTTGTGCATTTGAAAGAGGAAGAcacatgaaattaattggagactgaagttgatgagaagcagttaccctcCGCTGTAAGAATTTAAAGGGTGtactgctttttatacgaaaaatgagaaagcAGTTTGCATGAAGGATTTATACTAGCCCCTGAAACcagataaaacaagggagtggttgtacagtatttgttagcctatttgtctGTGGGTCTCTctctatatcgcggccctcgatatatagcagatttatattggaccccgacacccgcgatatatcgagtgagTGTGTGAATGAAAAAATGCCCGACTGATCGTCCGTGTACGTCGAATATACAGACGACTGGGGGCGTTGAGGCACGAGATGGAAATTGAGTGGCTTCAACACCTGAGAAGTCTGTATTCAGCGTATATGGATGCCCTAAAGGGCCGccttgcatttataatccaggcaAAACGGTGGAtttggaaaaaacaaaccaaaaaaaaaatcacgtttaAGACAAAATGttagtgcttttatttatttattatcaaatatCCTTAGGCCAAATGATTTGTTTTCGTgctaatccattttttttttattctctgtgtTTATATTTCCCACCCCTGTCACTGTTTGGTAATTTCAAATAAAGTGCTAATGAACATTTCAGACAGTATAAATTGAGTCAAGCTGTAACACTGTCTGTGTAGTGTAATTGTTGTGATGCATAGTATTATAATATACTGTCATTGAACAGTTTTGTGCCCATTGGTGTATTACAAACAGATTAACATGACAGTTGTATTCATTGTCCATTTACAGCTTCAATATAGATAATTAGAAGCAGGTGCATCTAAAAAAACACTTTGGTCCCTGAACCTCACGTTAAGTGTTTCTTGCAGATGGTGAACTTAATGTGTTGGATGACATCCTGACTGAGGCACCCGATCAAGATGATGAGCTGTACAACCCTGAGAGTGAACATGACATTAATGAGAAAAAAGGTAGAGGCAGTGTTTCATTTTTCTCAAATGTGATGTCTTGTATTTCAGATTGTGAAAGGGCACCTTTGTATTTCACCTGATATAAGTGCTTTTGTGGTAGATACATTTTGTTCCTCAAATTAGTAGCATGTAGCACCTTGAAaccagtactttttgttttcatcaCCAGCAGACTGAAGTAAAACTTGTTTGAATTGGGACTTCGTAAACCTCTGTTGGGATTGTGCGTGCTCTGAAGGTAGTGAGCGTCCAATGCAAACTACTTTTAGAGGTGGGTGTTTCTGAGGGTTCTCAGTTAATTTTACAGTCAAGAAAATACTGAATTCTACTAATTCAAGAACATGCCCTTGGGTATGGTTGCAGACTACAGATGGAGCCCAACGGCAGCCCACATTTGATGCTGGAATGAAATGAGATCACTTttcagactggtttcatggtgcagatggaaatgtggcttAGGTATATGATAAACAAACATGATACAATAACTATGAACTATATTGAATAGCTGTCTGTTCAGTAATGTAATGTATTACATTGAAACAAAGTTGTTGGCTTACACTTTTTGACTTGCAGGATCAAAAAGGAAAAATGATCGAGGTGATCATAATGACAACAAAAGGCCAAGATCTTCAGGCCATTATACAAGGCAAGCTGTCAAGAGAGCCGTGGGTTCCACAGTAAGCAGCAGCAAGAAACCCGTGAATGCTAGAGGCAGACATTCTTCAGATTACAAGAGTGAGGAATATCACTATGATAGAAATAAGGACTCTGGTGACAGAAATAACCACTCTGTAAGAGGGAGCAGCTCTAGGGTTGCTCAAAAATCTCACCATCTGAAACCTGTGAGCAGAAGAAAGGATTCAGACAGGAGGATTAAACCGTTAATGGCAGAGGTACCAGaggtaaacatgtttaatataaaaaaaaaaagccatttgctAGCACGTCCTGTTACTCTGATTCCGAAAACAAGCATACCATCAACTAATGAGAATAGTATATTGTAATCACAtcactttttaattttactttattttttctgaacatttttaagGAGAACATATCTCAAACAATTCCAGGTGATTAAATCTAACTGTACGCTTCAGTTCAGCCTTATATCTTAAGATTGCTACTATATTTTGGTCATGCGACTTTTTGGTGGATAAAGATATAGTCTTTGCGATACAGGCTTCATGAAACTGAGTCTTATGATTCTCTGTAAGTCAAGTTTGATAGTTGGTATCGTTCAAGAGAAATTAATGTATTCTAATTTTGCAAAGCTGCCTGCCTCATATCTTTGGGACTGTTTAGGACAGTGACTTCTTATTTGCAGAGTTATGTAAAGTCTTCCTGCTAAGATTGTTGGTGGCCTTGACATATGACATTATGACTGCCAAATTGAGGTCATGTGTGACACTGTTTCTGGGGTGTAGACGGTATATTTTGACTTAATGTGTTTAGTGTCTGTACACAATTTTGTCTACTGTGATTCTCAGGTAAGTTCTACATGTCTTTGTCCAGTAAAAAATAATTTTCCCACTGCCACATTGTGTAGACCTGTGATGTATAATCAGTTGTGTTTACAACTGTTGCTACTACAAAcaattgtgtacattttaatataacagaAACTGTGTCGCACCAGTGTGGAGAGCGGGAGGGCAAGCCGCTCTTCCAAAGAGGGTGCAAACTCAGACGAGTACGGGTCTGACCAGGAGACGGGAAGCTCGGCATCCTCTGAGGGAAACCACTCTGAGGATGAGGGGATGGATGAGGAGGGGGTTGAGTGTGATAAAGTTGAtggggaagaagaagaagaagaggaggaggaggaggaggatgatgaagaGGAAGATGAAGATGAGGAGGatggagaggaggaagaggatgaggagTATGAGCAAGAGGAGGCAGATCAGCGGGAGAGGAATGAAGAGAATGACTATGACACTCGCAGTGAGGCCAGCGACTCTGAATCAGAGTCGGTGTCTTTCTCTGAGGGGGAGTCTGTTAGATCTGGATCAGGATCTGATGCTTCAGGTACTTTGTTTCATTCATGTCTATTCTCACACAAACTTTTTTCTTCCTGCAACTGATGTCTTTTACCGTGCACCTGGGAACCATTTGAAATCAGTTATATTTAAGTGTAGCCCTTCAGAAACCTGTAGGCAGGCTTTATCGCTATGGAATGCATCTTCACAAGATAGAGCTTTGCCTTTCCCCTTTTCATTTACTTTCCTGCTCCTAAAGTTAGATATCGCTGTtcaaaattataattaataaaaataagttgCTTAACAGCATGTTTACAATCCTTCTGGGCTGCCTGCTCGTTAGAGCAGCCTTAAGTGTAATTGTGGGTTGACTTGTATGTTGTTAGAAGTTTTCACTATGGGTTGCTGCCTGGATGTGTCAAAGTCTAATCTGTAGAAAGGAAGATTTGCTTGAAGTAATTCAAATGAAGTACAGTATTATAGAACAGTCCTTTATCTTGAACAAATGGACAGTCTAACACAAGGGAAATGTTTTCCAATTTACTGTTCAGATAAGGAGAAAAAAGAGAAGAAGCGGGCTAGAGGGATTTCTCCAATCGTTTTTGATAGAAGTGGAAGCTCAGCTTCAGAATCTTATGCAGGTATAAACTTCTTATGATTCTGAAgaagtttaggttcctgtttaacATTGGATAGCAGTAGTTTATTCTATAGCATTTAATGACGAGGTCAGAAAAAACATCTGCATGTCAGATCTCCAGCAGTTAGGTTTACTGAAGAAAAGAGGACAGATTTAATTTGGTTAAGGGTTGAAACTTTGTAAGTTGCACTGCAAGATTTCAGTTGAAAACCTTCACAGATGGTAGTCTTGCTGTCCCTTGGAAATTATGATGAATATGTTTTTGCAGCAATAATCTATTGATTGACCACTattaggtttttttattttttaagaatactTGTATTTTGTGATATGGTAGTGTTTTACTGACACCTGTTGGCTACCTCCATATAGTGTAAATTTCATGCAACATATAAAAGTTGATTTCAATGTTTCTAACTTGAAACCGGCTTAAGATCCTCCTAAAAGTCTTTATGCACAGTTCTGTCAAGTAAACCCATTCACTGCTTAGTGTTAAAAAACCCACTTTTTTTTGGAATTGTAAAAATGCTTGTCATGCAAGGAGAAACTTTCTATCTGTCAATACATATACCTTAGCTCTGCTTTACAGTAAGCAACTAGTCACACTGCATGCTTTTGTTGCTTTCTGTGTGATTTAATATCTAGTCTTGTTACATAGGGTCAGAGAAGAAGCATGACAAACTTTCATCCTCTGTGCGAGCTGTTCGCAAAGGTAGGTTCTAGaaccacattttgttttttcttatccACCATTTATACAGCAACAATGTTATAGGGCAGTGGTTTTTAATCCTGGTCCTGAGGgccactgccctgctggtttttgttccaaccgagctctcagttgcttaattgaactaatttgcttaattttgcAATTGTGTGGCTCATAAGAaattggagatttcaagttccttatacaatctgtttaaaataatttaagagcACAGATTAGACAAATCATTAGATCACTTAGGTTTCAATTAAGGAATTgagagcacagttggaacaaaagccgtGAGGCTgaaggattgagaaccactgttaTAAGGGATAGCCAGCATGGATTCAGAAGAGGGAGGTCATGATTAACTAACATACATGACTTTTCGGAGGACTTTTAATGTAGTTGATGACAGGTAATTtatcttgatttttaaaaaaaaaaaaacctttgacaaAGGTCCCACCTGAAAGACTTGCACTAAAATCAGCAGGTATACAAGGGAAGACAAGTAATTGTCTACAGAACTGGTTGAAGTAGCACAAGGATCTGCACTTGGACCCTTACCCTTCCTCATTCATATGAATGACTTGGTCAAGATAGGCATTAAGGTTGTAAATTTACAGATTATACCAAACTTAAAACGTAGTAGTGGACTCATAAATCACAGCCCAACTAATTCAGAGGGATTCAGACCTTCTCttttaataaattcattttatAGTTAAGAAATGTAAAATCTTGCATATTGGGTATAAAAATCCAAGTTACTTATAAAGAGAACAGAATGGAAATAGGGACTTTGAAAAGGGTCTCCAGGTTATAGTGGAGTCATCCATTATAACCAgtgtggtgaggcaattaaaaaggcaaatagaatgttatgCTATATTGCAAAACGTGTGAAAAGCAAGTCTAAATAGATTATACAATGTCCTAGTTAAACCCCCACCTAGAATGCAGTTTTGTTCACTTCACTGCCATCAAACTGAAGTGGAATTTTGCCACCAGTATTTAGCATTCAAACATTCAGATCTTTCTAGAGATGTTTGGAATCTGTTACTTGTTTCAAGGGATCCCTGCAAAATATAAATGTTTGCACATCATATGTAGTGGATTTGGTAATACAATGACTTTTTTGCAATCATATACTTCAGAAGTTTGGTTTTAACACAAGCAATTGAACAAAAGtatataaaagcatgtttttgttttagatccAACAAGTAAGCTGAAATATATACTTCGAGATGCAAGGTTTTTCCTTATTAAGAGTAATAACCACGAAAATGTCTCCCTGGCCAAGGCTAAGGTATGTAACTAATCACaagtttaactgtttattttgtactttatacTTAAGACTAACTTGTGGGGATGGGGGTGTTTTTCTGTTGTGAACAATTTCTGCCTTGGAGTGCATATTGCTGAGgtattgcatcttttttttttattttatttattttacttcagggGGTGTGGTCCACACTGCCAGTAAACGAGAAGAAGCTAAATGCTGCATTTAGATCAGCCAGAAGTGTTATCTTGGTATTCTCTGTGAGAGAAAGTGGAAAGTTTCAAGGTAGGTGGAATTTGAACCAATATGAATAGcggctcattttttaaccctggtgtatgcatttttttattttgcttgattTTTGTACTTTTTCTGCGCCTCAGGTTTTGCAAGGCTTTCATCGGAATCCCTCCACGGAGGGTCACCAATACATTGGGTTTTACCAGCGGGAATGAATGCAAAAATGCTTGGGGGTGTGTTCAAAATTGACTGGATTTGCaggtactaaaataaaataaacctgttcTTGATTATTTAACACTAACACCTCTTTAGAGTTCTGTTGCAGGGCAAATAACTATGTAAGCAAGATACAAATTATTTCTCTGGATACATTTCCATGAGTACCCGTATAGCCCTAACTGAGTTGTCTGTCTGTGGTCCATTGCTAACAATAACACTGTAGTAAACAACCTGAAATTTGGAAGAAAGTCTGATACAACCATGGTCCAAAAATTTAATTGACCATTAAAAATTAGAATTGCCATCTATTAGCGGCATCtcgtttgtttaaatatttatttttaatttttataatgaatatcaaactttgttAAATCCTTTTAAACATGCCAAAACATTCTTTAATTCTTACAAATATAAATTGAACCTATATTTATCTCAATTCAGATTAATTTTGAAATAAGACAATTCCTCGccttataaattaatttaaagtgcaggtcaagtaatttataaactgtcacagaaacccgagatggaattgttttcccgTAACTCACTGAAGAAgctatctattattttttataatgcatggaTACCCTTGTTATGCTAATATTAaaagatgaggttcagcagtacagttcgtttttttaaagtgtttcagtgctgtaaagACATTTTATGTCGTTATCCATTTCTCTGATATACGAATTTACCAGCTTTACATCTATTAACGTAttgtcattttgttgatcattaatgaacatttctgtactgcgAGTGTTGTCGAGGGATTGTAAACGAGACACGTTTCAATTAAtggggtcaaagttcaagtacaTTTTCCTTTAAAGGCATTATccctttttgatgtcactactgtgttATGCCTTTCTTCGAATGGCTCAGCATACAAATATAGCTTTAatgcactttatatatatatatatatatatatatatatatatatatatatatatatatatatatatatatatatatatatatatatatatatatgggcataTTTGTTCTGGTCAAAAAACAGTTCTTATGTAtgctttaaatgtttgtattttttctttggtAGACGTGAGCTGCCCTTCACAAAAACTGCACACCTCTCCAATCCATGGAATGAACATAAGCCAGTGAAAATTGGACGTGATGGACAGGTTTGGAATACATTTTTCATGACTATAATACAGCTGTATTCTAAATTCTTTGAGAGAATCAGTGTTTTTCtgtgatcatttttttatttatttttaaatctgccttttgGTGACTCTTCTAATGGTTCAAGGGGGAAAACAAAGTTACTAGGCTTTTACTTGAGAAGAAAGATCTTTTATGTCAACAGGAAAAGTGATTTTGAAATTCCAGCTTTCAAACTAGATTGTGAAATGAGTCTCTCAAAAGTGGTAAATGTTGGTCAATTTTGAGCAGACTTTTTGATCATCAAAGTTTCAGCCTTTAAGTATCAGAAAAATGGAAAAGGTAAGCCAGtacattctatttttttattttattttttatactttgcCACTCTTAACATTGTCAGTGTTACATACAAAATATAGCTCTTTAACTACCCAGCTACTTATCCTGCAATTTCCACATGGAGCGCATGCAAGTCCAAATGTGTCACTCATCTGAGAGTAGCGCGCGGGAGcttatacagtgtctatagaaagtctacactcccttgaaattttttcagtttttgttgtttcagtgcctcagtttcatgcatttaaatgaggatttttttccacttgtctacacatcatactccacactgttaaggggggaaaagttattttaaatacaaaactgaaagataataattggataagtctctacccccctgagttagtacttggtggaagcacctttggcaataattacagctgtgagtctgttgggataagtctctaccaattttgcacacctagatttggcagcatttgaccattcttctttacaaaactgttcgagctctgtcaagttctttggggagtgttgacggacagcaatcttcaaatcatgccacaagtTTTActgatgtatatgtgctagataaagacattAGCATTGATGAGGGATTGAAGTGCGTCTGCTCTGAAATGTATTGCACACAAATTTTTTTaagtgatatgcctgcacaaCTATTGTAATGTTATTATAGTGCTaccattgttaaaaataaatagttatatacgtgtgtgtgtgtgtgtgtgtgtgtgtgtatatatattatatacttgtATAATGCTGCCATGGGGGAAAAAATGTTATGTTGTGATCTGTATTATAATACTACAATTGTAAACCTGTTTTGTTATGTAAGTTctgttgaaatactgtatttcagtttatCATAATCGCAATAGTGTTAaagaaaaaattgttttacaaactgtccaaattgcttgtttgagggctaagaatgaaaaatctgcaaaaagagcatttttaacatggaaattaccaaaataaatgggcagctgggtggttaaatgAGGCATTAAAGTTGTGTGCATAAACATGTTTGAACTGGTACTATTAATTGAGTTTGGTACTCCCAAAAGTAGCTTCTATATTTATTAAGCTGGTTCTTATATTGCATCAACACTGCATTGCATCATATTGCATCAATcaagtgttttactttttttttggacTTTTGACAgggtactttttttattttatttcacaggaAATTGAATTGGAATGTGGAACTCAGCTTTGCCTCCTGTTTCCTCCTGATGAAAGTATTGACTTGTATCAGGTGATTCATAAAATGCGCCACAAGAGGAGGATAAATTCTCAGCCACGCTCGAGAGGACGCCCTGCCCGCCGAGAACCAGGTCGCGATGTGGGAAGGTTAGAAATGTTCTTTGGACTGCTAGTAGGCACTTGTGTTGGAGTAACATGACGGAGCTCTTGAGATTCACCATCACCGTTGTGTCATCAGTACAGAAGAGGGAGAATATGAAATCCTCAACAAAAAAAAGCTACATGGACGACTTGTGGCTTCAGTGAGGATTGCACACAATTGTTTTGGAGAGCAAAATGATGGAGATCCTCACATAACTTGTAGAAGTTAATGTTACATCTGATATTTGATTTGTTAAACTAAGTTGGTTGCAGTTTCTGCAAACCAGAGCTAACAGAAAGATCTCTCAAGCAGGTGGGGGGAgagtgcatgtttattttatttttttttcttaatagacgttattttgcttttatttatagaCCGTTGTTTTAATATCTTTCAAAAGCCTTTTCTTTCAGGTGTATCCCTGGGGATAAACCTAATCAGATTTGGACTTTTATAAAGAAGCCATAATAATTTTTCAGAAGATGATGCCTCATTTTgaggggaaaataataataaaaaatacatatatatttatattaagttAGGTTTCAAGAGGAGCATTTTTGCGGGACTTTCTCAGTTTTGCCATCATGGTGTGTTGCCCCATGCAAAATGTTctgtttaacacaaaaaaagtagCCACAAAAAGAATGCACACATCCTTCTGCTGAGCTGCTGAAAAGTGATAGGCTGGTTTCAAAGGGGGAATCTGGTTTGTTGCGGGGTCTCCCAAGGGCCACAAAGATGGGCTGTTGCTGTGCCTGTTACAGTCTTTCCTGGTGCTTGCAGCAGTGCCTATGGACTTATTTGTTTTCAGGGATCAACTTAATTGAGCACTGCTGTATATGAACTCTGTTTGCAACACTTGGGAATTTAAAAGGGTTTtttaaagtattcctttaaaaaaaaaaaaaaaaaaaaagaaagaggagaaaccTTATGAATGAACTGAAATACCCATGC
Coding sequences within it:
- the LOC121314765 gene encoding YTH domain-containing protein 1-like isoform X1, which codes for MAVDRRDEKDGELNVLDDILTEAPDQDDELYNPESEHDINEKKGSKRKNDRGDHNDNKRPRSSGHYTRQAVKRAVGSTVSSSKKPVNARGRHSSDYKSEEYHYDRNKDSGDRNNHSVRGSSSRVAQKSHHLKPVSRRKDSDRRIKPLMAEVPEKLCRTSVESGRASRSSKEGANSDEYGSDQETGSSASSEGNHSEDEGMDEEGVECDKVDGEEEEEEEEEEEDDEEEDEDEEDGEEEEDEEYEQEEADQRERNEENDYDTRSEASDSESESVSFSEGESVRSGSGSDASDKEKKEKKRARGISPIVFDRSGSSASESYAGSEKKHDKLSSSVRAVRKDPTSKLKYILRDARFFLIKSNNHENVSLAKAKGVWSTLPVNEKKLNAAFRSARSVILVFSVRESGKFQGFARLSSESLHGGSPIHWVLPAGMNAKMLGGVFKIDWICRRELPFTKTAHLSNPWNEHKPVKIGRDGQEIELECGTQLCLLFPPDESIDLYQVIHKMRHKRRINSQPRSRGRPARREPGRDVGRRRPEEFDMQSRKRPRIDYPPEFPQRPGFMKDPRNQHIDRRFTGVRRDVFLNGALPSWPRQTSQEQHKSYNDYMREFHHSIGPPPPWQAMPPYPGMEQPPHHPYYQHHPPPPQAHPPYSGHHPVPHDTRYRDKRVHDYDMRVDDFLRRTQAVVSGRRSRPRERDRERERDRPRDARRDRERDRGRERDRERERIRDREKERGRYRR
- the LOC121314765 gene encoding YTH domain-containing protein 1-like isoform X2, whose amino-acid sequence is MAVDRRDEKDGELNVLDDILTEAPDQDDELYNPESEHDINEKKGSKRKNDRGDHNDNKRPRSSGHYTRQAVKRAVGSTVSSSKKPVNARGRHSSDYKSEEYHYDRNKDSGDRNNHSVRGSSSRVAQKSHHLKPVSRRKDSDRRIKPLMAEVPEKLCRTSVESGRASRSSKEGANSDEYGSDQETGSSASSEGNHSEDEGMDEEGVECDKVDGEEEEEEEEEEEDDEEEDEDEEDGEEEEDEEYEQEEADQRERNEENDYDTRSEASDSESESVSFSEGESVRSGSGSDASDKEKKEKKRARGISPIVFDRSGSSASESYAGSEKKHDKLSSSVRAVRKDPTSKLKYILRDARFFLIKSNNHENVSLAKAKGVWSTLPVNEKKLNAAFRSARSVILVFSVRESGKFQGFARLSSESLHGGSPIHWVLPAGMNAKMLGGVFKIDWICRRELPFTKTAHLSNPWNEHKPVKIGRDGQEIELECGTQLCLLFPPDESIDLYQVIHKMRHKRRINSQPRSRGRPARREPGRDVGRRRPEEFDMQSRKRPRIDYPPEFPQRPGFMKDPRNQHIDRRFTGVRRDVFLNGSYNDYMREFHHSIGPPPPWQAMPPYPGMEQPPHHPYYQHHPPPPQAHPPYSGHHPVPHDTRYRDKRVHDYDMRVDDFLRRTQAVVSGRRSRPRERDRERERDRPRDARRDRERDRGRERDRERERIRDREKERGRYRR
- the LOC121314765 gene encoding YTH domain-containing protein 1-like isoform X4; the encoded protein is MQTTFRGSKRKNDRGDHNDNKRPRSSGHYTRQAVKRAVGSTVSSSKKPVNARGRHSSDYKSEEYHYDRNKDSGDRNNHSVRGSSSRVAQKSHHLKPVSRRKDSDRRIKPLMAEVPEKLCRTSVESGRASRSSKEGANSDEYGSDQETGSSASSEGNHSEDEGMDEEGVECDKVDGEEEEEEEEEEEDDEEEDEDEEDGEEEEDEEYEQEEADQRERNEENDYDTRSEASDSESESVSFSEGESVRSGSGSDASDKEKKEKKRARGISPIVFDRSGSSASESYAGSEKKHDKLSSSVRAVRKDPTSKLKYILRDARFFLIKSNNHENVSLAKAKGVWSTLPVNEKKLNAAFRSARSVILVFSVRESGKFQGFARLSSESLHGGSPIHWVLPAGMNAKMLGGVFKIDWICRRELPFTKTAHLSNPWNEHKPVKIGRDGQEIELECGTQLCLLFPPDESIDLYQVIHKMRHKRRINSQPRSRGRPARREPGRDVGRRRPEEFDMQSRKRPRIDYPPEFPQRPGFMKDPRNQHIDRRFTGVRRDVFLNGALPSWPRQTSQEQHKSYNDYMREFHHSIGPPPPWQAMPPYPGMEQPPHHPYYQHHPPPPQAHPPYSGHHPVPHDTRYRDKRVHDYDMRVDDFLRRTQAVVSGRRSRPRERDRERERDRPRDARRDRERDRGRERDRERERIRDREKERGRYRR
- the LOC121314765 gene encoding YTH domain-containing protein 1-like isoform X5, translated to MAVDRRDEKDGELNVLDDILTEAPDQDDELYNPESEHDINEKKGSKRKNDRGDHNDNKRPRSSGHYTRQAVKRAVGSTVSSSKKPVNARGRHSSDYKSEEYHYDRNKDSGDRNNHSVRGSSSRVAQKSHHLKPVSRRKDSDRRIKPLMAEVPEKLCRTSVESGRASRSSKEGANSDEYGSDQETGSSASSEGNHSEDEGMDEEGVECDKVDGEEEEEEEEEEEDDEEEDEDEEDGEEEEDEEYEQEEADQRERNEENDYDTRSEASDSESESVSFSEGESVRSGSGSDASGSEKKHDKLSSSVRAVRKDPTSKLKYILRDARFFLIKSNNHENVSLAKAKGVWSTLPVNEKKLNAAFRSARSVILVFSVRESGKFQGFARLSSESLHGGSPIHWVLPAGMNAKMLGGVFKIDWICRRELPFTKTAHLSNPWNEHKPVKIGRDGQEIELECGTQLCLLFPPDESIDLYQVIHKMRHKRRINSQPRSRGRPARREPGRDVGRRRPEEFDMQSRKRPRIDYPPEFPQRPGFMKDPRNQHIDRRFTGVRRDVFLNGSYNDYMREFHHSIGPPPPWQAMPPYPGMEQPPHHPYYQHHPPPPQAHPPYSGHHPVPHDTRYRDKRVHDYDMRVDDFLRRTQAVVSGRRSRPRERDRERERDRPRDARRDRERDRGRERDRERERIRDREKERGRYRR
- the LOC121314765 gene encoding YTH domain-containing protein 1-like isoform X3 translates to MAVDRRDEKDGELNVLDDILTEAPDQDDELYNPESEHDINEKKGSKRKNDRGDHNDNKRPRSSGHYTRQAVKRAVGSTVSSSKKPVNARGRHSSDYKSEEYHYDRNKDSGDRNNHSVRGSSSRVAQKSHHLKPVSRRKDSDRRIKPLMAEVPEKLCRTSVESGRASRSSKEGANSDEYGSDQETGSSASSEGNHSEDEGMDEEGVECDKVDGEEEEEEEEEEEDDEEEDEDEEDGEEEEDEEYEQEEADQRERNEENDYDTRSEASDSESESVSFSEGESVRSGSGSDASGSEKKHDKLSSSVRAVRKDPTSKLKYILRDARFFLIKSNNHENVSLAKAKGVWSTLPVNEKKLNAAFRSARSVILVFSVRESGKFQGFARLSSESLHGGSPIHWVLPAGMNAKMLGGVFKIDWICRRELPFTKTAHLSNPWNEHKPVKIGRDGQEIELECGTQLCLLFPPDESIDLYQVIHKMRHKRRINSQPRSRGRPARREPGRDVGRRRPEEFDMQSRKRPRIDYPPEFPQRPGFMKDPRNQHIDRRFTGVRRDVFLNGALPSWPRQTSQEQHKSYNDYMREFHHSIGPPPPWQAMPPYPGMEQPPHHPYYQHHPPPPQAHPPYSGHHPVPHDTRYRDKRVHDYDMRVDDFLRRTQAVVSGRRSRPRERDRERERDRPRDARRDRERDRGRERDRERERIRDREKERGRYRR